A part of Fimbriiglobus ruber genomic DNA contains:
- the rplT gene encoding 50S ribosomal protein L20, with protein sequence MVRAGSGKTLAARRKRTRKLTKGFRLSRHNLYRQAISTLIRARAYAFRDRKAKKRQYRRLWIIRINAACRMRGLRYSEFIHGLQRALVVLDRKSLSEIAIHDPAAFDQLVELAKKNLHPDLAKQHAAAAKA encoded by the coding sequence ATGGTTCGCGCAGGGAGCGGGAAGACGCTGGCCGCACGGCGGAAGCGCACGCGGAAGTTGACCAAAGGGTTTCGCCTCAGCCGCCACAACCTGTACCGGCAGGCGATCTCCACGCTGATCCGGGCCCGGGCGTACGCGTTCCGGGACCGCAAGGCCAAGAAGCGGCAGTACCGCCGGCTCTGGATCATCCGCATCAACGCCGCCTGCCGGATGCGCGGCCTGCGGTACAGCGAGTTCATCCACGGGCTGCAACGGGCGCTGGTCGTCCTGGACCGCAAGTCGCTGTCCGAGATCGCCATCCACGACCCGGCCGCGTTCGACCAACTCGTCGAACTGGCCAAGAAGAACCTCCACCCGGACCTCGCCAAGCAACACGCGGCCGCCGCCAAGGCGTAG
- the rpmI gene encoding 50S ribosomal protein L35, with amino-acid sequence MAKKNKTNKSVKKRMKATGSGNLAHATPGKRHLNAHMTAKRRRQLRRGGVVTGATVKKYLIAMGEY; translated from the coding sequence GTGGCCAAGAAGAACAAGACGAACAAGAGCGTCAAGAAGCGGATGAAAGCGACCGGGAGCGGCAATCTTGCGCACGCGACCCCCGGCAAGCGGCACTTGAACGCCCACATGACCGCCAAGCGGCGGCGGCAACTCCGCCGCGGCGGGGTCGTCACCGGGGCGACCGTCAAGAAGTACCTGATCGCGATGGGCGAGTACTAA
- a CDS encoding class I SAM-dependent methyltransferase, with the protein MEKPIVVYHAAAMGNWQDVVTDQLALLRDCGHTEIRLSHVGHGLDWLLDRTARAGIDATLVRSDPNTDHYETFALMEIDRLAKEEKVNAPILYLHTKGVSAPHHYCKQKWRRLMEEYVVRRWRDNLAYLADHDVVGVNWWQDGESHFSGNFWIARPDWLRRLPPFAAFHEAKQRVRYSCEMWIGAAPGCRPKSLVCAGERFWEDHYDFDRWLNRAAVESHFTGPVAPIPAAVRALYEEYVGRVSSPDMAASWQTLAKLWSVAVERKARKILDLGSGVSSVVLRSLPHAPEVWSVDDHPGWLARTFLFLADRGIRTDRLVTLDTFSRTAPADFDLVFYDLGSIEKRVEMMGWAADRVRPGGVLLLDDYNRPSVAARAAEVLSGWRVEPLPETRDGYGRFAGLAARPRTDGGKTPVIIVCRDRLTDLLELVAWLERAGETNIVFLDNDSAYPPLVRYLEATRYTVIRTGRNAGHAAPWEYAREFMDVPYVVTDPDIVPVAECPLDAIVRFRKLLDLDPTADKVGFSLKIDDLPAHYTHAETARAWESKFWADYDSELGAYRAPIDTTFALYRPGAILNPSTPGWARALRTAPPYTARHMPWYVNSAEPTAEEVFYRVRMDRDVSHWNREDCPYPPQRASPDASFATRQELSDLASVNRTVPAGL; encoded by the coding sequence ATGGAGAAGCCGATCGTCGTTTACCACGCCGCGGCGATGGGAAATTGGCAGGACGTCGTGACCGACCAGCTCGCCCTCTTGCGGGATTGCGGGCACACCGAAATTCGCTTGTCCCACGTCGGGCACGGACTGGACTGGCTCCTTGACCGCACGGCCCGCGCGGGGATCGACGCGACACTCGTTCGGTCCGACCCGAACACCGATCACTACGAGACGTTCGCCCTGATGGAAATCGACCGGCTCGCGAAAGAAGAGAAGGTCAACGCTCCGATTCTGTACCTGCACACGAAAGGCGTATCCGCACCCCATCACTACTGTAAACAGAAGTGGCGGCGGCTCATGGAAGAGTACGTCGTCCGCCGGTGGCGGGACAACTTGGCTTATTTGGCGGACCACGACGTCGTCGGCGTGAACTGGTGGCAGGACGGGGAATCGCACTTTTCGGGCAACTTCTGGATCGCCCGGCCGGACTGGTTGCGTCGGCTTCCGCCGTTCGCCGCGTTCCATGAGGCGAAGCAGCGGGTCCGCTATTCGTGCGAAATGTGGATCGGGGCGGCGCCCGGGTGCCGGCCCAAATCGCTCGTCTGCGCGGGCGAGCGGTTTTGGGAGGACCACTACGATTTCGACCGGTGGCTCAACCGGGCCGCCGTGGAATCTCATTTTACCGGGCCCGTGGCTCCTATCCCCGCGGCCGTCCGGGCGTTGTACGAGGAGTACGTCGGCCGAGTGTCGTCGCCGGACATGGCCGCGTCCTGGCAGACGCTCGCAAAACTCTGGTCGGTGGCCGTGGAGCGCAAGGCCCGCAAGATACTCGACCTGGGTAGCGGGGTTTCGTCCGTGGTGCTGAGGAGTCTCCCGCACGCGCCCGAAGTCTGGTCCGTGGACGACCATCCCGGCTGGCTGGCACGGACATTCCTCTTTCTCGCTGATCGTGGAATCCGGACTGACCGTCTCGTGACACTCGACACGTTTTCCCGAACCGCGCCCGCGGATTTCGATCTCGTGTTCTACGACCTCGGGTCGATCGAAAAGCGAGTCGAGATGATGGGGTGGGCGGCCGACCGGGTTCGGCCGGGCGGCGTACTTCTCCTCGACGATTACAACCGTCCGTCCGTCGCGGCCCGGGCGGCCGAGGTGCTTTCGGGATGGCGCGTCGAGCCGCTGCCCGAAACCCGCGACGGGTACGGGCGGTTCGCCGGCCTGGCGGCCCGCCCCCGCACCGACGGCGGAAAGACGCCCGTCATCATCGTCTGTCGCGACCGACTGACCGACCTTCTGGAATTGGTGGCGTGGCTGGAACGGGCCGGGGAGACGAACATCGTCTTTCTCGACAACGACTCGGCTTACCCCCCGCTGGTGCGATACCTGGAGGCCACGCGGTACACGGTCATTCGCACCGGGAGGAACGCCGGCCACGCCGCGCCGTGGGAGTACGCCCGCGAGTTCATGGACGTGCCTTACGTCGTGACCGACCCGGACATCGTCCCGGTCGCGGAATGCCCGCTCGACGCGATCGTGCGGTTCCGGAAGCTACTCGACCTCGACCCGACGGCGGACAAGGTCGGGTTTTCTTTAAAGATCGACGACTTACCGGCTCACTACACTCATGCCGAGACCGCGCGGGCCTGGGAGTCAAAGTTCTGGGCCGACTACGACTCCGAACTCGGTGCGTACCGGGCTCCGATCGACACCACCTTCGCGCTCTACCGCCCGGGGGCCATCCTCAACCCGTCGACCCCGGGTTGGGCTCGCGCGCTCCGGACGGCACCGCCGTACACGGCCCGGCACATGCCGTGGTACGTGAACAGCGCCGAGCCCACGGCGGAAGAAGTTTTTTATCGGGTGCGGATGGACAGGGACGTCTCGCACTGGAACCGGGAAGACTGCCCCTATCCGCCGCAAAGGGCTTCGCCCGACGCCTCATTCGCAACCCGGCAGGAACTGTCCGATTTGGCCAGCGTAAATCGGACAGTTCCTGCCGGGTTGTGA
- a CDS encoding IS5 family transposase (programmed frameshift), producing the protein MDATVRKPYPTDLTDLQWEIIQVVLPAAAGGRPRSVDLREVMNAILYVNRSGCQWSMLPHDFPAKSTVYEYFAQWRDDGTWQELLDVLREGYREVHAPSHERTPSAASIDSQSVKGTEHAGGNGYDAGKKIQGRKRSIVVDTLGLLMAVAVTAGHVDDAAAAPTVLESLDREAYPRRKVVWADGKYHNHTLNGWKDGHPELGWELVIVRRPDGAKGFTLLPKRWVVERTFGWLGRARRLSRNYERLNSSSESMIRVRSIQLILNRMDPQERYPPFKYRVASK; encoded by the exons ATGGACGCGACCGTTCGCAAACCGTACCCGACGGATTTGACCGACCTCCAATGGGAGATCATTCAAGTCGTCTTGCCCGCCGCC GCCGGGGGGCGGCCCCGGTCGGTGGACCTCCGGGAGGTGATGAACGCGATCCTGTACGTGAACCGATCGGGGTGCCAGTGGTCGATGCTCCCGCACGACTTCCCGGCCAAGAGTACGGTGTACGAGTACTTCGCCCAGTGGCGGGACGACGGCACCTGGCAAGAACTTCTGGACGTCCTCCGGGAGGGGTATCGGGAGGTCCATGCTCCCAGTCACGAGCGGACCCCGAGCGCCGCGAGCATCGACAGCCAGTCGGTCAAGGGGACCGAACACGCGGGCGGGAACGGGTACGATGCGGGCAAGAAAATCCAGGGCCGGAAGCGGTCGATCGTGGTCGATACGCTCGGTCTGTTGATGGCCGTGGCGGTGACTGCGGGCCACGTCGACGACGCGGCCGCGGCCCCCACCGTACTCGAATCCTTGGACCGTGAGGCGTATCCCCGGCGGAAGGTCGTGTGGGCCGACGGGAAGTACCACAACCATACCCTGAACGGGTGGAAGGACGGCCACCCGGAACTCGGGTGGGAACTCGTCATCGTCCGCCGGCCGGACGGGGCGAAGGGGTTCACCCTGTTACCCAAGCGGTGGGTCGTGGAGCGGACGTTCGGGTGGCTCGGGCGGGCCCGGCGGTTGAGTCGCAATTACGAGCGACTGAATAGTTCCAGCGAATCCATGATCCGTGTGCGGTCGATCCAACTGATCCTCAATCGCATGGATCCGCAAGAGCGTTATCCCCCATTCAAATACAGAGTTGCATCAAAATAG
- a CDS encoding 3-keto-disaccharide hydrolase, which translates to MPQFFYSPIRALMPAKRSPPGEDERKTPWKTKETTVRKPIAPKEFEEKSTLPKSISTGTYLSDMRRAKAKLTDALSAAVNEYTMNDKLALAKATQADLEDLKGGKEVDTTSLFNGKDLNGWKATRDPELWAVEDGVIVCKGGSKGPFGWLLTEREYTDFSLRCEFKWVTKAGNSGVAVRAPAVSKENIANEGIEIQLVDDENFPGKMLDVHHTGSIYGVHPAKKVTNKPIGEWNSVRIVCKIGTITVEYNEQKVLNSNLDLHRNKFIEYPGLRACPGSTILMQLCI; encoded by the coding sequence ATGCCCCAGTTTTTTTACAGCCCAATTCGGGCATTAATGCCAGCAAAACGCTCGCCACCCGGCGAGGACGAGCGTAAAACCCCTTGGAAAACGAAAGAGACAACTGTTCGGAAACCGATTGCACCCAAAGAATTTGAGGAGAAGTCTACGCTCCCCAAATCGATTTCGACTGGGACATATTTGAGTGACATGCGACGTGCAAAAGCCAAATTGACAGATGCTTTAAGTGCGGCGGTGAATGAATATACGATGAACGACAAACTAGCATTAGCAAAAGCGACACAAGCGGACCTTGAAGACCTAAAAGGAGGAAAGGAGGTGGATACCACGTCACTGTTTAATGGCAAAGACTTGAATGGTTGGAAAGCGACGAGAGACCCAGAGTTATGGGCCGTCGAAGACGGTGTTATTGTCTGCAAGGGAGGCAGCAAGGGGCCTTTCGGATGGCTCCTAACGGAAAGAGAATACACCGATTTTTCACTTCGCTGTGAATTCAAGTGGGTAACTAAGGCTGGAAATAGTGGAGTTGCCGTCCGTGCCCCCGCAGTATCAAAAGAAAACATTGCCAATGAAGGGATTGAAATCCAACTCGTTGACGACGAAAATTTCCCTGGAAAAATGTTAGACGTCCATCATACCGGGTCGATCTACGGAGTCCATCCGGCGAAAAAGGTAACTAACAAGCCAATCGGCGAATGGAATAGCGTTCGTATCGTGTGCAAAATCGGGACTATTACAGTTGAATACAACGAACAAAAAGTGCTTAATTCAAACCTTGATCTTCACCGGAACAAGTTCATCGAATATCCCGGACTAAGAGCCTGTCCAGGAAGTACTATTTTGATGCAACTCTGTATTTGA
- a CDS encoding ATP-binding protein: MDELGYLSFSRAGAELLFQVFADRYERRSLLVTSNLPFGEWGQVFQGERMTAALLDRLTHQCDIFEMDVGRKLPLPRVDESQSRQGLKEGEITLNPGLLRGRTWSVEEVESFPGVGR, from the coding sequence GTGGACGAACTCGGGTACCTGTCGTTCAGCCGGGCCGGGGCCGAATTGCTGTTCCAGGTGTTCGCCGACCGGTACGAGCGACGGAGCCTGCTGGTCACCAGCAACCTGCCGTTCGGCGAGTGGGGCCAAGTGTTCCAGGGCGAGCGGATGACAGCCGCCCTTCTCGACCGGCTGACCCACCAATGCGACATCTTTGAGATGGATGTCGGGCGAAAGTTACCGCTTCCGCGAGTCGATGAAAGCCAAAGCCGGCAAGGACTCAAAGAAGGGGAAATAACCCTCAACCCAGGGCTACTCAGAGGTAGAACCTGGAGTGTGGAGGAGGTCGAGAGCTTTCCGGGGGTGGGCAGATAG
- a CDS encoding RNA polymerase sigma factor — MPEVTANAVGTTAPPDDPVHAALENPANRGRLTAAARAAVRGKSIDVGDVIQEVYKRALESRDRFDPATGSVSTWLNGFVRNVVREKCREVAGSPLSDGGRWDRVVAPEYEDVLNLDEARDLVKRFLSALPAKLHQAVELRYLKEMEYEQIGTMLGISADNARQRVSRGMKQLVELAETEGRS, encoded by the coding sequence ATGCCGGAGGTGACTGCCAACGCCGTCGGCACGACCGCCCCGCCGGACGACCCCGTCCACGCGGCACTGGAAAACCCGGCGAATCGCGGCCGTTTGACCGCCGCCGCCCGTGCCGCAGTGCGAGGAAAATCGATCGATGTCGGGGACGTCATTCAAGAGGTGTACAAGCGGGCGCTGGAGAGTCGCGACCGGTTCGATCCGGCCACCGGCAGTGTGTCGACGTGGCTCAATGGATTCGTCCGGAACGTGGTACGCGAAAAGTGTCGGGAAGTGGCGGGGAGCCCACTCTCGGACGGCGGCCGGTGGGACAGGGTTGTCGCGCCGGAGTACGAGGATGTCTTAAACCTGGACGAGGCACGCGACCTGGTAAAGCGCTTTCTCTCCGCGCTTCCGGCCAAACTACATCAGGCCGTCGAGTTACGGTACCTCAAAGAAATGGAGTACGAACAGATCGGGACGATGCTTGGTATCAGCGCCGACAACGCCCGACAGCGTGTCAGCCGAGGAATGAAACAACTCGTCGAACTCGCCGAAACGGAGGGCCGGTCATGA
- a CDS encoding ImmA/IrrE family metallo-endopeptidase, translated as MPTRTSDAVCEAVSALRQRAGIPVIPDRRGPVPLDRFFQAENVTHVAIQNLSTAAVVDYLVAERYVSGPHVLSDIEATADPLEGFLFWVGDDGLAFITEADILPRRRFSAAHELGHAVMHRSRMNRFRADAKIADTGEPIDPMEAEANRFAAELLMPEEVVRVRADDLTRVHGCCPRGVLVYRLASELLVSREAVRYRLENLGVGDE; from the coding sequence ATGCCCACACGCACTTCGGACGCCGTTTGTGAGGCCGTCAGTGCCCTCCGGCAGCGGGCCGGTATTCCGGTCATCCCGGACCGCCGGGGACCGGTCCCGCTCGATCGTTTCTTTCAGGCGGAAAACGTGACGCACGTGGCGATCCAGAACCTGAGTACGGCTGCGGTCGTCGACTACTTGGTCGCCGAGCGGTACGTGTCCGGGCCGCACGTTTTATCCGACATCGAAGCGACCGCAGATCCGCTCGAAGGATTCCTGTTTTGGGTCGGCGACGACGGGCTCGCGTTCATTACGGAGGCCGACATCCTTCCCCGGCGGCGCTTTTCTGCGGCTCATGAACTCGGGCACGCCGTCATGCACCGTTCGCGAATGAATCGGTTCCGGGCTGACGCCAAGATCGCCGATACGGGAGAGCCGATCGACCCGATGGAAGCCGAAGCCAATCGGTTCGCCGCCGAACTGCTGATGCCGGAAGAAGTCGTCCGTGTACGGGCGGACGATTTAACCCGGGTACACGGTTGTTGCCCGCGCGGGGTGTTGGTTTACCGCCTCGCGTCCGAATTACTCGTCAGCCGCGAGGCGGTCCGCTATCGTCTCGAAAATTTGGGGGTGGGCGATGAGTAG